In Thermospira aquatica, the following proteins share a genomic window:
- a CDS encoding ISNCY family transposase — translation MREVITMTLKAQKRAKILEMVKNKKIKQKDAAIILGICRRQLIRIFKEYLSKGDEALNHKLIGKPGNHRISSDIKEKIMQIVRNNYKGFKPTFIAEKLYEEHHIKIGASTLRLWMMETGLWKKIRKTAKHRTRRPRKEHFGEMIQMDGSIHDWFGTGKEVCLMNMVDDATGTSYGLFDTGETTQVALQCLFDWIMKYGIPYSIYCDYKSLFYTKREATIEEQLAGKLPLTKFGEVCHRLGIEMIYAHSPQAKGLERWNGIHQDRLIAEMKLKNIKDIDSANRFLKEYYWEKNNRKFSKKPLSDEDFHIALMPDQDLRNYVCYTAECKVYRDYTIKFSKRIYQIEKKQPIAIKPGDNVILKTWLDGSIHIFKKNIELNFFEIDDYGRRVSA, via the coding sequence ATGAGAGAGGTGATAACGATGACACTTAAAGCACAGAAGAGGGCAAAAATACTGGAGATGGTAAAGAACAAGAAAATCAAGCAGAAAGATGCTGCAATAATACTGGGGATTTGCAGAAGGCAACTTATTCGAATTTTTAAAGAATATTTATCAAAGGGTGATGAAGCTCTCAATCACAAATTAATAGGCAAACCGGGGAATCACAGAATTAGCAGTGATATCAAAGAGAAAATTATGCAGATAGTACGGAATAATTATAAAGGTTTTAAGCCGACATTTATAGCTGAAAAGCTTTATGAGGAACATCATATAAAAATAGGAGCATCAACGCTTCGTTTATGGATGATGGAAACAGGATTGTGGAAGAAAATAAGAAAAACTGCGAAACACCGTACCAGAAGGCCGAGAAAAGAGCATTTTGGAGAAATGATTCAAATGGACGGCAGCATTCACGACTGGTTTGGGACAGGCAAAGAAGTCTGTCTGATGAATATGGTGGATGATGCTACAGGCACATCTTACGGTCTTTTCGACACAGGAGAAACGACACAAGTAGCGCTGCAATGTTTGTTTGACTGGATAATGAAATACGGTATTCCTTATTCGATCTATTGTGATTATAAAAGCCTGTTCTATACAAAACGGGAAGCGACCATAGAAGAACAGCTTGCAGGGAAATTGCCTCTAACAAAGTTTGGAGAGGTCTGCCATAGGCTGGGGATAGAAATGATATATGCCCATAGTCCCCAGGCAAAAGGACTAGAGAGATGGAATGGGATCCATCAGGACAGGTTAATAGCAGAAATGAAACTAAAAAACATAAAGGATATTGACAGTGCCAATCGTTTTTTGAAAGAATATTACTGGGAAAAGAATAACCGAAAATTTAGTAAAAAACCTCTGTCGGATGAAGATTTTCATATTGCATTAATGCCTGATCAGGACTTAAGGAACTATGTTTGTTATACGGCCGAGTGCAAAGTCTATAGAGATTATACAATAAAATTTTCTAAAAGAATATACCAGATTGAAAAGAAACAACCTATAGCCATAAAACCCGGGGACAATGTTATCTTAAAAACCTGGCTTGATGGAAGTATACATATTTTTAAGAAAAATATCGAATTGAACTTTTTTGAAATAGATGATTATGGTCGTAGAGTTTCGGCATAA
- a CDS encoding RluA family pseudouridine synthase: MEISDILIYQDNDIIVVEKPVNMPTQPDKTGDEALSTFLERNLVPGKEVYVGVVHRLDRPVGGVMVFARSRLAAEKLSTQMKTRECEKYYLAVVYGKVNPPTGTLVDYLWKDGHRNVSQVVAAHHPDAKKASLAYRVVGFHEEKALSLVEIELHTGRHHQIRVQWQSRGHPVYGDQKYGRGFTRGGQQLALWSYRLGFTHPKTGEYLIFQKKPPARYPWILFPSWYKD; encoded by the coding sequence ATGGAGATTTCCGATATACTTATCTACCAGGATAATGATATCATCGTCGTAGAAAAACCAGTCAATATGCCCACACAGCCGGATAAAACCGGGGATGAAGCACTTTCAACTTTTCTTGAGAGAAACCTTGTCCCTGGCAAAGAGGTGTATGTCGGGGTTGTCCATCGTCTGGATAGGCCGGTAGGAGGAGTCATGGTGTTTGCCCGTAGCCGGCTGGCTGCGGAAAAACTCTCCACTCAGATGAAAACACGAGAATGTGAGAAATATTATCTCGCGGTGGTGTATGGGAAAGTAAATCCTCCCACCGGCACACTTGTGGATTATCTCTGGAAAGACGGTCATAGAAATGTCTCCCAGGTTGTCGCGGCGCATCATCCGGATGCGAAAAAGGCTTCTCTTGCCTACAGGGTAGTGGGTTTCCATGAGGAAAAAGCTCTTTCGCTGGTTGAAATCGAACTTCATACGGGGCGTCATCATCAGATTCGTGTTCAGTGGCAATCACGAGGGCATCCTGTCTATGGGGATCAAAAGTATGGACGGGGATTTACCCGGGGGGGACAACAACTTGCCCTCTGGTCATACCGGTTGGGCTTTACCCATCCGAAAACGGGGGAGTACCTGATCTTTCAAAAAAAACCACCAGCCCGTTATCCCTGGATTCTTTTTCCGTCCTGGTATAAAGACTAA
- a CDS encoding alpha amylase N-terminal ig-like domain-containing protein, producing MDWKELIFSDVTRDYVSSITPHIGDTVFIRIRLGKNHPVQKVLLWTLVNGDGHWLEMKPVQQTKHFEYYQGALRINEPYKQYRFVLITRDEIWYYTRSGIYDYPPTEDHDFVLLAQDDIPDWVSRGTFYHIFPDRFARSGHTSLKPYTYNGFQAREMPWEAKPLPYNEAGCLDFYMGDLDGIRQKIPYLKDLGVTALYLNPIFEAPSTHRYDCSDYTRVDEKLGGNTALIRLSEALHEADMKLMLDISINHTGKNHHWFQRAQADPTSEEREYYYFDKQGNYVSWYNIPILPQLNYCSQKLRDKMYRLTDSVLQMYLKPPYFIDGWRFDVGNQTARHDEDQMGHEVFQEIRQALKSVRRDIYLIGEHWEDNISYHLGNEWDGAMNYFASLRPLRFFAGETDHFLKPKLPPTFERKRGNARAIASQIIQHYSRLPNPLMHTQFNLLDSHDIVRFHNQKNLFNKSWYRGMLSIAFLLPGTFSIYYGDEILLDGDTSAIEGCRYPMQWDESRWDKEARSWYQKLAKWKKSTLALQEGSLRFFPVDENVVVMARFTMDEAWIGVLSNAEETREIVIDLTPLGVEENSPLESLWSGERYMLQGHVWRTVLPPWGHDLVKIKLIP from the coding sequence ATGGATTGGAAAGAACTCATTTTTTCCGATGTTACACGAGACTATGTTTCCTCAATTACCCCCCACATAGGAGACACGGTCTTTATCCGTATAAGGCTTGGCAAAAACCACCCCGTTCAGAAGGTTTTACTCTGGACACTTGTAAACGGCGATGGTCACTGGCTAGAGATGAAACCCGTTCAACAAACAAAGCACTTTGAGTACTACCAGGGAGCTCTTCGTATCAATGAACCCTACAAACAGTACCGCTTCGTGCTCATCACGAGAGATGAGATCTGGTACTACACAAGAAGCGGGATCTACGACTATCCTCCCACAGAGGATCATGACTTTGTTCTCTTGGCCCAAGATGATATTCCTGATTGGGTGTCTCGGGGAACGTTCTATCATATCTTTCCCGATAGATTCGCCCGAAGTGGACATACTTCTCTTAAACCATACACCTACAACGGCTTTCAAGCGAGAGAGATGCCCTGGGAAGCAAAACCTCTTCCTTACAACGAGGCGGGATGTCTTGACTTCTACATGGGAGATCTCGACGGCATCAGGCAAAAGATCCCCTACTTAAAAGATCTGGGAGTAACTGCCCTGTACCTCAATCCTATTTTTGAGGCTCCAAGCACTCACCGGTACGATTGTTCTGACTATACTCGCGTAGATGAAAAACTTGGAGGAAATACTGCCCTCATCCGTTTGTCGGAGGCGCTTCATGAAGCTGACATGAAACTGATGCTTGACATTTCCATCAACCACACAGGGAAAAACCACCACTGGTTTCAGCGCGCCCAGGCAGATCCCACATCTGAAGAACGCGAATACTACTATTTTGACAAACAGGGAAACTACGTCTCATGGTACAATATCCCCATTCTTCCCCAGCTCAACTATTGCTCTCAAAAACTCCGCGATAAAATGTATCGTCTCACTGACTCTGTGTTGCAGATGTATCTCAAGCCTCCCTATTTCATTGATGGATGGCGTTTTGATGTGGGCAACCAAACCGCCCGACACGATGAGGATCAGATGGGACATGAGGTTTTTCAGGAGATACGCCAGGCACTCAAGTCCGTACGCAGGGATATTTACCTCATCGGAGAACACTGGGAGGATAACATTTCTTATCACCTGGGAAACGAATGGGACGGAGCAATGAATTACTTTGCCTCGCTTAGACCACTTCGTTTCTTTGCGGGGGAAACGGATCATTTCCTGAAACCCAAGCTCCCCCCCACTTTTGAAAGAAAACGTGGAAACGCCAGGGCTATTGCTTCTCAGATCATCCAGCACTATTCTCGCCTTCCCAATCCTCTTATGCATACCCAGTTTAACCTTCTTGATTCCCATGATATTGTTCGTTTCCACAATCAGAAAAACCTCTTTAACAAATCATGGTATCGGGGCATGCTTTCCATAGCATTTCTCTTACCCGGAACATTTTCCATCTACTATGGGGATGAGATCTTGCTCGATGGAGATACCTCGGCTATTGAGGGATGCCGATATCCCATGCAGTGGGACGAATCTCGCTGGGATAAAGAGGCCCGCTCATGGTACCAGAAGCTTGCCAAATGGAAAAAATCCACTCTTGCTCTCCAGGAGGGGAGTCTCCGCTTTTTCCCTGTAGATGAAAACGTCGTGGTGATGGCACGCTTTACCATGGATGAGGCATGGATAGGGGTTCTCTCCAATGCAGAGGAAACAAGAGAAATTGTAATAGATCTCACCCCTCTCGGCGTAGAAGAAAATTCCCCTCTCGAATCCCTCTGGAGTGGTGAAAGATACATGCTTCAGGGGCATGTATGGAGAACTGTTCTCCCACCGTGGGGACACGATCTTGTAAAAATAAAACTCATCCCTTAG
- the amrB gene encoding AmmeMemoRadiSam system protein B — protein MREVRKPAVAHLFYPGDKIHLKTMVNEFLANVNEQLIQDLQFRIGLPFAIVSPHAGYVYSGQVAAYGYKLIEHTNWDVVVLLGPSHYVNFEGGALSPAVSFQTPLGEIDIEQNYNASLIEEDPHLFSYLSAAHEREHCLETQLPFLKEVIEGEFHIVPILFGSLSAQAIKDVARVLAHVHQKRSERILYVVSTDLSHYHSDKEAMEMDKRLIRHFVKMDSASLMKDALAGLVEACGIFPLLVIMELARTLGKTQSKDLIYRHSGMVSGDNHQVVGYMSGVIW, from the coding sequence ATGAGAGAGGTTAGAAAACCTGCCGTAGCTCATCTCTTTTACCCGGGGGACAAGATCCATCTGAAGACAATGGTAAACGAGTTTCTCGCTAACGTCAATGAACAACTCATCCAGGATCTCCAATTTCGCATTGGACTTCCCTTCGCTATTGTATCACCTCATGCGGGGTATGTTTACTCAGGTCAGGTGGCAGCGTACGGCTATAAACTCATCGAACATACCAATTGGGACGTGGTCGTGCTTCTGGGGCCCAGCCACTATGTCAATTTCGAAGGAGGAGCCCTCTCTCCTGCTGTTTCTTTTCAAACCCCACTCGGAGAGATTGATATTGAGCAAAACTACAACGCTTCCCTGATCGAGGAGGATCCTCATCTTTTTTCGTACCTTTCAGCAGCCCATGAACGAGAACACTGTCTTGAAACCCAGCTCCCCTTTTTAAAAGAGGTCATTGAAGGCGAGTTTCACATTGTGCCTATTCTTTTTGGTTCGCTCTCCGCTCAAGCGATAAAGGACGTTGCGCGCGTTCTTGCCCACGTTCATCAGAAAAGAAGCGAACGAATTTTGTATGTGGTTTCCACTGATCTTTCCCATTATCATTCTGACAAAGAAGCCATGGAAATGGATAAACGTCTCATAAGGCACTTTGTCAAGATGGATAGCGCCTCTCTGATGAAAGACGCTCTGGCAGGATTAGTAGAGGCTTGCGGGATTTTTCCCCTCCTCGTTATCATGGAACTTGCCCGAACGCTTGGGAAAACCCAATCCAAAGATCTCATCTACCGCCACTCTGGCATGGTATCGGGAGACAACCATCAGGTGGTAGGCTACATGAGCGGTGTGATATGGTAA